One genomic segment of Rubeoparvulum massiliense includes these proteins:
- a CDS encoding alpha/beta fold hydrolase, translating to MPKAQLSDIQLYYEWHPKDHADVIVLVNGLLTNLRTWDPHIERLKEHYSVLCYDCRGQGKSNKPAGPYTSILHAQDLLQLLDHLQLEQVHGVGISNGGAVLQMAAIEAPERFSSLFLADTYPQVDRLFYAKLHSWLQAMEAGGGLLRFDVALPYVWGPRFLEENYDQLLQFREYGANLDSPVATWLIQGALQHDALYGLKKLTMPIRCIVGEHDILTPAYYSERIIHEVSHGDLRIMAGAGHASAYEQPAEFVEELINFLNAVKKGEV from the coding sequence ATGCCGAAGGCTCAATTGAGTGATATTCAACTCTACTATGAGTGGCATCCAAAAGATCATGCTGATGTGATTGTATTAGTAAATGGTTTATTAACCAATTTGCGTACGTGGGATCCCCATATAGAGAGATTGAAGGAGCATTACTCTGTTCTTTGCTATGATTGCCGCGGTCAAGGCAAGTCTAATAAACCAGCAGGACCATACACCTCAATCCTTCATGCTCAGGATCTATTACAATTATTAGATCATTTACAGCTTGAACAGGTACATGGTGTGGGGATTTCCAATGGTGGAGCAGTCCTGCAAATGGCAGCCATTGAAGCTCCAGAGCGCTTTTCTTCACTTTTCCTAGCTGATACCTATCCTCAGGTTGATCGCCTCTTTTATGCAAAACTACACAGTTGGTTACAAGCCATGGAAGCAGGTGGTGGGCTGCTCCGTTTCGATGTTGCCCTTCCTTATGTCTGGGGACCACGATTTCTGGAGGAGAACTACGACCAGCTTCTGCAGTTTCGAGAATATGGAGCCAATCTGGATTCACCTGTGGCAACCTGGCTGATTCAAGGCGCTCTCCAACATGATGCTCTCTATGGATTAAAAAAGTTAACCATGCCAATTCGCTGCATCGTTGGTGAGCATGATATTCTAACACCAGCCTATTATAGTGAGCGGATCATTCACGAGGTATCTCATGGTGACCTCCGCATCATGGCAGGAGCTGGTCATGCCTCCGCTTATGAACAACCAGCAGAATTTGTTGAAGAACTGATCAATTTTCTTAATGCAGTAAAGAAGGGAGAGGTCTAG
- a CDS encoding alpha/beta fold hydrolase, with protein MEMSSMKFLQLDDCQLAYHEQGTGESTMVLVHGNIANQSWWNQVVEPLSELGKVVTVDMRGVGQSTRPDAGYEIEQYAHDLLALLEMLETKQVTLVGHSLGGAIVMRTALLAPSMIERMILINSAPLHGLVTPEENYAVLSLLGSQRPLMEAALKGVAPAADHQTPFFQQIVDEAMRDAHVVIPNARSLEKFDIRQEAGKLTMPVYVIYGEQDLLVTKEMMQSTCELLPHGELIMFSHIGHSIMLEDPQQFVQVVKSTLISS; from the coding sequence ATGGAGATGTCTAGTATGAAGTTCCTCCAATTAGACGATTGTCAATTGGCATATCACGAGCAAGGTACTGGAGAATCTACAATGGTCCTGGTACATGGGAATATTGCGAATCAGAGCTGGTGGAATCAAGTGGTCGAACCCCTCTCTGAATTGGGTAAGGTGGTCACTGTGGATATGCGTGGTGTCGGTCAATCCACACGTCCTGACGCAGGGTATGAAATTGAGCAATATGCCCACGATTTGTTAGCACTCTTGGAAATGCTGGAGACCAAGCAGGTCACCTTGGTAGGTCATTCCTTAGGTGGCGCCATTGTGATGAGGACAGCCCTATTAGCTCCTAGTATGATAGAGCGGATGATTTTAATTAACTCAGCTCCTCTCCATGGTCTGGTAACGCCAGAGGAAAACTATGCTGTCCTGTCTCTCTTAGGTAGTCAACGCCCCTTGATGGAGGCAGCATTAAAAGGGGTGGCGCCTGCAGCAGACCACCAGACTCCATTCTTTCAGCAAATTGTCGACGAGGCAATGCGTGATGCCCATGTAGTCATCCCCAATGCCCGTTCATTAGAAAAGTTTGATATTCGTCAAGAAGCTGGGAAGTTGACGATGCCTGTATATGTCATCTATGGTGAGCAAGATCTACTCGTCACGAAGGAAATGATGCAATCCACCTGCGAGCTGCTTCCCCATGGAGAGTTAATCATGTTTTCCCATATCGGTCACTCCATCATGCTCGAAGATCCTCAGCAATTTGTGCAAGTTGTCAAGAGTACGCTCATCTCTAGTTGA